In the Gossypium arboreum isolate Shixiya-1 chromosome 10, ASM2569848v2, whole genome shotgun sequence genome, one interval contains:
- the LOC108488792 gene encoding trimethyltridecatetraene synthase-like has translation METTSWIAYLTAWLATLALILLSLHLRRCRKLNLPPGPKPWPIIGNLNLIGSLPHQSIHALSQKYGPIMQLKFGSFPIVVASSVEMAKAILKTNDAIFSDRPKTAAGKYTTYNYSDITWSSYGPYWRQARKMCLTELFSAKRLESYEYIRKEERNLLLKRLYESSGTQIVLKEHLLSLNLNVISRMVFGKKYTEGTGKNEIVTPNEFNEMLNELFFLNGVLDIGDSIPWLSFLDLQGYIKRMKALSKKFDRFLEHVLDEHNARRKRVKDYVAKDMVDVLLQLSEEPNLEVKLERHGVKAFSQDIIAAGTDSSAVTVEWAITELLRKPEILAKAMEELDKVIGREQWVGEKDIGNLPYIKSIAKEAMRLHPVAPMLVPHVASQDCEIAGYDIPKGTRALVNIWTIGRDPNLWDKPNEFWPDRFIGKSIDVKGHDFELLPFGSGRRKCPGYPLAIKVIQASLANILHGFNWKLPANTTKDDLNMEELFGLSTSKKHPLVVVAEPRLPLHMYS, from the exons ATGGAAACTACATCTTGGATTGCTTACTTGACAGCATGGCTTGCCACTCTAGCCCTCATCCTCCTCTCCCTTCATCTCCGCCGTTGCCGGAAACTCAACCTACCACCTGGTCCAAAACCCTGGCCGATAATCGGCAACCTCAACCTCATTGGTTCACTTCCTCACCAGTCCATCCATGCCCTCTCCCAAAAATATGGCCCCATCATGCAACTCAAATTCGGGTCATTCCCCATCGTTGTTGCTTCATCCGTTGAAATGGCCAAAGCCATATTGAAAACTAATGATGCTATCTTCAGTGACCGACCCAAGACTGCTGCTGGCAAATACACTACTTATAATTACTCCGATATTACGTGGTCATCCTACGGTCCATACTGGCGTCAAGCGCGAAAAATGTGCCTGACAGAGCTTTTTAGTGCAAAACGCCTAGAGTCGTACGAGTATATCCGAAAAGAAGAGAGGAACTTGCTTCTGAAAAGGTTGTACGAATCATCTGGTACCCAAATTGTTTTGAAAGAACATCTTTTGAGCTTGAATCTTAACGTAATCAGTAGGATGGTGTTTGGGAAAAAATACACGGAGGGAACCGGCAAAAACGAGATTGTGACCCCAAACGAGTTCAACGAGATGCTGAATGAGTTGTTCTTTCTTAATGGGGTGTTGGACATCGGTGACTCGATCCCTTGGCTCAGTTTCCTGGATTTGCAAGGCTATATAAAGAGAATGAAGGCCTTGAGCAAGAAATTCGATAGGTTCTTGGAGCATGTGTTGGATGAACACAACGCGAGGAGAAAGAGGGTGAAAGATTATGTTGCGAAGGACATGGTGGATGTGCTTCTGCAGCTTTCGGAGGAACCCAATCTTGAGGTCAAGCTTGAAAGGCATGGTGTCAAGGCCTTTAGTCAG GACATCATAGCTGCTGGAACGGATAGTTCAGCAGTGACAGTAGAATGGGCAATTACAGAGCTATTGAGAAAGCCAGAAATATTGGCCAAAGCCATGGAAGAGCTAGACAAGGTAATCGGCAGGGAACAATGGGTTGGAGAGAAGGACATTGGGAACCTACCCTACATCAAGTCAATTGCAAAAGAGGCAATGCGTTTACACCCAGTGGCACCAATGTTGGTGCCTCACGTTGCTAGCCAAGACTGTGAAATAGCTGGTTATGACATTCCCAAAGGCACTAGAGCTCTTGTAAACATATGGACAATCGGGAGAGACCCTAATCTTTGGGACAAGCCCAATGAATTTTGGCCAGACAGATTCATTGGAAAGAGTATTGATGTAAAAGGTCATGATTTTGAGTTGTTGCCATTCGGGTCCGGAAGAAGGAAGTGCCCTGGATATCCTCTGGCGATTAAGGTCATTCAAGCAAGTTTGGCTAATATTTTACATGGATTTAATTGGAAATTGCCTGCTAATACTACAAAAGATGATCTCAATATGGAGGAACTATTTGGGCTCTCCACCTCTAAGAAGCACCCACTTGTGGTTGTGGCAGAGCCTAGGCTCCCACTTCACATGTACTCTTAA
- the LOC108487527 gene encoding trimethyltridecatetraene synthase-like — translation MATPSWFSYLTPWLATLALILLSLRLCRRRKLNLPPGPKPWPIIGNLNLVGSLPHQSIHALSRKYGPIMQLKFGSFPVVVASSVEMAKAVLKTNDVIFTDRPKNAAGKYTTYNYSDITWSPYGPYWRQARKICLTELFNAKRLESYQYIRREEMNLFLKRLYESSGTQIVLKDHLSSLSLNVISRMVFGKKYTEGSGENEIVTPNEFKEMLDELFLLNGVLDIGDSIPWLTFLDLQGYIKRMKALSKKFDRFLEHVLDEHNARREGAEDYVAKDMVDVLLQLSEDPNLEVKLERHSVKAFTQDMIAGGTESSAVTVEWAISELLKKPEILAKATEELDTVIGRERWVEEKDVVNLPYIDSIAKETMRLHPVAPMLVPRVARQDCKIAGYDIPKGTRAFVNVWTIGRDTSLWDNPNEFWPDRFMGKSIDVKGHDFELLPFGAGRRMCPGYPLGIKVIQASLANVLHGFTWKLPNNTTKEDFNMEEIFGLSTPKKYPLEAIAEPRLPLHMYS, via the exons ATGGCAACTCCCTCTTGGTTTTCTTACTTGACGCCATGGCTTGCCACTCTAGCTCTCATCCTCCTCTCCCTTCGCCTCTGTCGTCGCCGGAAACTCAACTTACCACCCGGTCCAAAACCCTGGCCGATAATCGGCAACCTCAATCTCGTTGGCTCACTTCCCCACCAGTCCATCCATGCTCTCTCCCGAAAATACGGTCCCATCATGCAACTCAAATTCGGGTCATTCCCCGTCGTCGTTGCTTCATCGGTTGAAATGGCCAAAGCCGTGTTGAAAACCAACGATGTCATCTTCACCGACCGGCCCAAAAACGCTGCTGGCAAATACACTACTTACAATTACTCTGATATTACATGGTCTCCCTATGGTCCATACTGGCGTCAGGCACGAAAAATATGCCTAACAGAGCTTTTCAATGCGAAACGTCTAGAATCATACCAGTATATCCGAAGAGAAGAGATGAATTTGTTTCTCAAAAGGTTGTACGAATCATCTGGCACCCAAATCGTTTTGAAAGATCATCTTTCGAGCTTGAGCCTTAATGTAATCAGTAGGATGGTGTTTGGGAAAAAATACACGGAGGGGAGTGGCGAGAACGAGATTGTGACACCAAATGAGTTCAAGGAGATGTTGGACGAGTTGTTCTTGCTTAACGGGGTGCTAGATATCGGTGACTCGATCCCTTGGCTCACTTTCCTAGATTTGCAGGGCTATATAAAGAGAATGAAGGCATTGAGCAAAAAATTCGACAGGTTCTTGGAGCATGTGTTGGATGAACACAACGCCAGGAGAGAAGGGGCGGAAGATTATGTTGCGAAGGACATGGTGGATGTGCTTTTGCAGCTTTCTGAGGATCCCAATCTTGAGGTCAAGCTTGAAAGGCATAGTGTTAAGGCATTTACTCAG GACATGATAGCTGGTGGAACAGAGAGTTCAGCCGTGACTGTAGAATGGGCAATCTCGGAGCTATTGAAAAAACCCGAAATTTTGGCAAAGGCCACGGAAGAACTCGACACAGTGATCGGCAGGGAACGGTGGGTCGAAGAGAAGGATGTTGTGAACCTACCTTACATCGACTCGATAGCCAAGGAGACAATGCGGTTGCACCCGGTGGCACCAATGCTAGTGCCTCGCGTAGCTCGCCAAGACTGTAAAATAGCCGGTTATGACATTCCCAAGGGAACTAGAGCCTTTGTAAACGTTTGGACAATTGGGAGAGACACTAGCCTTTGGGACAACCCCAATGAGTTTTGGCCCGACAGGTTCATGGGAAAGAGTATTGATGTCAAAGGACATGATTTTGAGTTGTTGCCATTTGGAGCCGGAAGAAGAATGTGTCCCGGATATCCCCTAGGGATTAAGGTCATTCAAGCAAGTTTAGCTAATGTTTTACATGGATTTACTTGGAAGTTGCCTAATAATACCACAAAGGAAGATTTCAATATGGAGGAAATATTCGGGCTTTCCACCCCTAAAAAGTACCCACTTGAGGCAATTGCAGAGCCTAGGCTCCCACTTCACATGTACTCTTAG